One genomic segment of Paenibacillus antri includes these proteins:
- a CDS encoding DUF5634 family protein, whose product MTTTHNASTPLQAIEDELERSAARIMADFAVDSCVAFVGKEKEDRLHAGYSVRRGNDFILIRRLHAATAAGGYRPVEDRWTLEIDNRVAGEGYPDVEAALDAAGIFTRK is encoded by the coding sequence ATGACGACAACCCATAATGCTTCTACCCCGTTGCAGGCGATCGAGGACGAGCTGGAGCGGTCCGCGGCGCGGATCATGGCGGACTTCGCCGTGGACTCCTGCGTCGCCTTCGTCGGGAAGGAGAAGGAGGACCGGCTGCACGCCGGATACAGCGTCCGTCGCGGCAACGATTTCATTCTGATCCGGAGGCTTCATGCGGCGACCGCCGCGGGCGGGTATCGGCCGGTCGAGGACCGTTGGACGCTGGAGATCGACAATCGCGTCGCCGGCGAAGGGTATCCCGACGTCGAAGCGGCGTTGGATGCCGCCGGAATTTTTACAAGAAAGTAA
- a CDS encoding manganese catalase family protein: protein MWVYEKKLQYPVRVSKCDPMMAKFLIEQYGGADGELAAALRYLNQRYTLPEKVIAIVNDIGTEELAHLEMIATMIYKLTKDATPEQLKAAGLGDHYANHDKALFYHNAAGVPWTAAYIQAKGDPIADLYEDVAAEEKARATYQWLIDMTDDVDLIDSLTFLREREIVHSQRFREAAEMLKVDQQTKKIF, encoded by the coding sequence ATGTGGGTGTACGAGAAGAAGCTGCAATATCCCGTACGCGTAAGCAAGTGCGATCCGATGATGGCGAAGTTCTTAATCGAGCAATATGGAGGAGCCGACGGCGAGCTGGCGGCCGCCCTTCGGTACTTAAACCAACGGTACACCTTGCCGGAAAAGGTCATCGCGATCGTCAACGATATCGGAACCGAGGAGCTGGCGCACCTCGAGATGATCGCGACGATGATCTATAAGCTGACGAAGGACGCGACGCCCGAGCAGTTGAAAGCCGCGGGACTCGGCGATCATTACGCGAACCACGATAAGGCGCTGTTCTATCATAATGCCGCCGGGGTGCCGTGGACGGCCGCCTACATTCAAGCGAAGGGGGATCCGATCGCCGACCTGTACGAGGACGTCGCCGCGGAGGAGAAAGCCCGGGCGACGTATCAATGGCTCATCGACATGACCGACGACGTCGATCTGATCGACAGCCTGACCTTCCTGCGGGAACGCGAAATCGTTCACTCTCAACGGTTCCGGGAAGCGGCGGAGATGCTGAAAGTCGATCAACAAACGAAGAAAATATTTTGA
- a CDS encoding Gfo/Idh/MocA family protein has protein sequence MRFGIVGTNWITEQFLQAGRTVEGFRAEAAYSRSAERAEAYAERNGIPLRFDDLDAMTASGTIDAVYIASPNAAHAEQAIRCMDRGLHVLCEKPLASNEAEATAMVEAARRNGVLLMEALKTTFLPNFEAIRDHIGRIGTVRRVQASYNQYSSRYDAYRAGTVLNAFDPTLSNGALMDLGVYCLYPVIRLFGPPRAVKANGVLLSSGVDGEGSLILAYDGMEAVVTYSKITFSEAPCEIQGEDGNLVFDKMSQPTRVERRTRDGAVEDLTRPQSEHTMRYEIEAFMETARRGETQSNVNDFATSLATMRVMDEARRQMGLVYPADRKAR, from the coding sequence ATGCGATTCGGTATCGTCGGCACCAACTGGATTACGGAACAATTTTTGCAAGCGGGACGCACGGTCGAAGGATTTCGGGCGGAGGCGGCGTATTCCCGTTCGGCGGAGCGGGCGGAGGCCTACGCCGAGCGGAACGGCATCCCGCTGCGCTTCGACGACCTCGACGCGATGACGGCTTCGGGGACGATCGACGCGGTGTACATCGCGAGTCCGAACGCGGCGCATGCGGAGCAGGCGATCCGCTGCATGGATCGAGGGCTGCACGTGCTGTGCGAGAAGCCGCTCGCCTCGAACGAAGCCGAGGCGACGGCGATGGTCGAGGCGGCCCGAAGGAACGGCGTATTGCTCATGGAAGCGCTGAAGACGACGTTCTTGCCGAATTTCGAGGCGATAAGGGACCATATCGGCCGAATCGGAACGGTACGACGCGTGCAAGCCTCGTATAATCAATATTCGTCTCGGTACGACGCGTACCGGGCCGGCACCGTATTGAATGCCTTCGACCCGACGTTGTCGAACGGCGCGTTAATGGATCTGGGCGTCTATTGCTTATATCCGGTCATCCGCCTGTTCGGACCGCCGCGCGCCGTGAAGGCGAACGGCGTCCTGCTTTCGTCGGGCGTCGACGGAGAGGGCAGCCTCATCCTGGCGTACGACGGGATGGAGGCGGTCGTAACGTATTCGAAGATTACGTTTTCCGAAGCGCCGTGCGAAATTCAAGGCGAAGACGGCAACCTCGTCTTCGATAAGATGAGCCAGCCGACGCGCGTCGAGCGGCGGACGCGGGACGGCGCCGTCGAGGACCTGACTCGGCCGCAGTCCGAACATACGATGCGTTACGAGATCGAGGCCTTCATGGAGACGGCGCGCCGCGGCGAGACGCAATCGAACGTCAACGATTTCGCGACGTCGCTCGCGACGATGCGCGTCATGGACGAAGCGCGCCGGCAGATGGGGCTCGTCTATCCGGCCGACCGCAAGGCGAGATGA
- a CDS encoding alpha-glucosidase/alpha-galactosidase produces MSFKIAFIGAGSIGFTRGLLRDLLSVPEFRDIEVAFTDINEHNLQMVTELCQRDIRENGLAIEIQSSTDRRTALKDAKYVICTIRVGGLEAFATDVDIPLKYGVDQCVGDTLCAGGIMYGQRGIAEMLSICKDIRENAREDVLLLNYANPMAMLTWACNTYGGVNTVGLCHGVQGGHHQIAKVYGLEKKDVDIICAGINHQTWYIQIRHQGKDLTAGLLEAFENHPDYARTEKVRIDMLRRFGYYSTESNGHLSEYVPWYRKRPDEINDWIDLGSWINGETGGYLRVCTEGRNWFETDFPNWMKEPARAYAADQRSEEHGSYIIEGLETGRVYRGHFNVINNGVISNLPNDCVIEAPGYVDGNGISMTKVGDLPLGPAAVCTVSVNVQRLAVEAAVRGDDKLLRQAFMMDPLVGAVCNPKEIWQMVDEMLVAQEKWLPQYGAAILEAKERLAKGPLLPTREGYKGAARLAVKTVEEMKLDREAANKNASEADKGKDRAEAKA; encoded by the coding sequence ATGTCTTTCAAAATCGCCTTCATCGGCGCGGGCAGCATCGGCTTCACGCGCGGTTTGCTGAGGGACTTGCTCAGCGTGCCGGAGTTTCGCGACATCGAGGTCGCGTTCACGGACATCAACGAACATAATTTACAGATGGTGACGGAGCTATGCCAGCGCGACATCCGGGAGAACGGACTCGCGATCGAAATCCAGTCGTCGACCGACCGCCGGACCGCGCTGAAGGATGCGAAGTACGTCATCTGCACGATTCGGGTCGGCGGACTCGAGGCGTTCGCGACGGACGTGGACATTCCGCTCAAATACGGCGTCGACCAATGCGTCGGCGATACGCTGTGCGCAGGCGGCATCATGTACGGCCAACGCGGCATCGCCGAGATGCTGAGCATCTGCAAGGACATCCGGGAAAACGCCAGAGAAGACGTGCTGCTGCTCAATTACGCGAACCCGATGGCGATGCTGACGTGGGCGTGCAACACGTACGGCGGCGTGAATACGGTCGGCCTATGCCACGGCGTGCAGGGCGGCCACCATCAGATCGCGAAGGTGTACGGCCTCGAGAAGAAGGACGTCGACATTATTTGCGCGGGCATCAACCATCAGACGTGGTACATCCAAATTCGCCATCAAGGCAAAGATTTGACGGCGGGCTTGCTCGAAGCGTTCGAAAATCACCCGGATTACGCGCGTACGGAGAAGGTGCGCATCGATATGCTGCGCCGCTTCGGCTACTACAGCACGGAATCGAACGGCCACTTAAGCGAATACGTGCCGTGGTACCGGAAGCGCCCGGACGAAATCAACGACTGGATCGACCTCGGCAGCTGGATTAACGGGGAAACCGGCGGCTACCTTCGCGTGTGCACGGAAGGCCGCAACTGGTTCGAGACCGACTTCCCGAATTGGATGAAGGAGCCGGCTCGCGCGTACGCCGCGGATCAGCGAAGCGAGGAACACGGCTCTTACATTATCGAAGGTCTAGAGACGGGGCGCGTGTATCGAGGTCACTTCAACGTGATCAATAACGGCGTCATCTCGAATCTGCCGAACGATTGCGTCATCGAAGCGCCCGGTTACGTGGACGGCAACGGCATCTCGATGACGAAAGTCGGCGATCTGCCGCTCGGACCGGCGGCAGTGTGCACCGTCAGCGTGAACGTGCAGCGTCTCGCCGTCGAAGCGGCGGTGCGCGGCGACGACAAGCTGCTGCGCCAAGCGTTCATGATGGACCCGCTCGTCGGCGCCGTCTGCAATCCGAAGGAGATTTGGCAGATGGTCGACGAGATGCTCGTCGCGCAGGAGAAGTGGCTGCCGCAGTACGGCGCGGCCATTCTAGAGGCGAAAGAGCGGCTCGCGAAGGGGCCGCTGCTGCCGACGCGCGAAGGCTATAAGGGAGCCGCGCGCCTCGCCGTGAAGACGGTCGAGGAGATGAAGCTCGACCGCGAGGCGGCGAACAAGAACGCGTCCGAAGCCGACAAGGGGAAAGACCGGGCGGAAGCGAAAGCGTAA
- a CDS encoding PAS domain S-box protein, whose amino-acid sequence MTLPQMETDSLFQHAFFHAKIGMAVVALNGRFQKVNPSICKLTGYSEAELLTMTYLDITHPDDAGVGERMRAKLIEGTMDDYQNEKRYIRKDGVHVWVQHTLSVVRNADGVPQVFVSQLQDISARKKAEHLLQRHMQQYKSLFDEHPDLVYAVSMDGELTSLNHSVERITGYTPDAWRSAFPKPLEDGIRHALEHAHEGSLDTFRFETEVPHADGSKVHLSVTHAPIIVDGEAVGVYGIAKDVTPQARLIRQLKESERKYRLLAENSLDVIVRYNPFGILTYVSPSSASMLGYLPEELVGVDAMSLVHPEDVEPLRESFADERLSTFRCRTKYGDYVWIESRTKRIRGKQTGKATEYIAVLRDVSEREAERRRLREAEEQYRELVEHSPDAIFVGVGGRFAYVNDTAVALLGAKNKEQLYEIDPMTLIHPAYRDASAARRRMVEQDKRVAELAQSVFVGLDGKTIDVEVKSIPTIYNNKEAVHTIVRDVTERKKTEALLQQSEKLSAAGQLAAGIAHEIRNPLTSLKGFLHLMQSGTAQKPYYFRIMNDELSRVETILSELLILAKPTSTVMANRDTTALLRSVASLLETQANLRGIELFLDLPAEPLLVRGDDNQLKQVFINLIKNGIEAMPDGGTIVIRARAEGERAVIRFVDEGRGIPEEKLPFVGRPFFTTKEYGTGLGLSVSYKIVEAHRGTVSVSSVVGEGTSFTIALPLAIS is encoded by the coding sequence TTGACGCTTCCGCAGATGGAGACCGATTCGCTGTTCCAACACGCGTTCTTTCACGCCAAGATCGGCATGGCCGTCGTCGCGTTGAACGGAAGATTTCAGAAGGTGAATCCTTCGATTTGCAAGTTGACCGGCTATTCGGAAGCCGAACTGCTCACCATGACGTACCTCGATATTACGCACCCGGACGATGCAGGCGTAGGCGAGCGGATGCGCGCCAAGCTGATCGAAGGTACGATGGACGATTATCAGAACGAGAAGCGGTACATCCGCAAGGACGGCGTGCATGTGTGGGTGCAGCATACCCTCTCCGTCGTTCGGAACGCGGACGGCGTGCCCCAGGTGTTCGTGTCGCAGCTGCAGGATATCTCGGCGCGCAAGAAGGCGGAGCATCTGCTTCAGCGGCATATGCAGCAATACAAGTCGTTGTTCGACGAGCATCCGGATCTCGTGTACGCCGTTAGTATGGACGGCGAGCTCACGAGCTTGAACCATTCCGTCGAGCGCATTACGGGGTATACGCCGGACGCATGGCGCTCCGCGTTTCCGAAGCCGCTGGAGGATGGCATCCGGCACGCGCTCGAACATGCGCACGAAGGCTCGCTCGATACGTTCCGGTTCGAAACGGAGGTGCCGCATGCCGACGGGAGCAAGGTGCATCTCAGCGTCACCCATGCGCCGATCATCGTGGACGGAGAAGCGGTGGGCGTATACGGCATCGCCAAGGACGTCACGCCGCAGGCTCGGCTCATTCGGCAGCTGAAGGAGAGCGAGCGGAAATATCGCCTTCTCGCCGAAAACTCGCTGGACGTCATCGTCCGCTATAATCCGTTCGGCATCCTCACGTACGTGTCGCCTTCGTCGGCGTCGATGCTCGGGTACTTACCGGAGGAGCTGGTCGGCGTCGACGCGATGTCGTTGGTGCACCCGGAGGACGTCGAGCCGCTCCGCGAGTCGTTCGCGGACGAACGGCTGTCCACGTTCCGCTGCCGTACGAAGTATGGCGATTACGTCTGGATCGAGAGCCGGACGAAGCGCATTCGGGGAAAACAAACGGGCAAAGCGACGGAGTATATCGCGGTGCTGCGGGACGTGAGCGAGCGTGAAGCCGAGCGTCGGCGGCTGCGGGAAGCCGAAGAACAGTACCGCGAGCTCGTCGAGCATTCGCCGGACGCGATCTTCGTCGGAGTCGGGGGCCGATTCGCGTACGTGAACGACACGGCGGTCGCGCTCCTCGGCGCGAAAAATAAGGAGCAGCTGTACGAGATCGACCCGATGACGTTGATCCATCCGGCGTACCGCGACGCTTCGGCCGCGCGCCGGAGAATGGTGGAGCAGGACAAACGCGTCGCGGAGCTGGCGCAGTCCGTCTTCGTCGGCTTGGACGGGAAGACGATCGATGTGGAAGTGAAATCGATCCCGACGATCTACAACAATAAGGAAGCCGTACATACGATCGTTAGGGACGTGACGGAGCGGAAGAAGACGGAAGCGCTGCTTCAACAATCCGAGAAGCTGTCGGCCGCCGGACAATTGGCCGCCGGCATCGCGCACGAAATTCGCAACCCGTTGACTTCGTTGAAGGGGTTCCTGCATCTGATGCAGTCCGGGACCGCGCAGAAGCCGTATTACTTCCGTATCATGAACGACGAGCTGTCGCGGGTCGAGACGATCCTGAGCGAGCTGCTTATCCTAGCCAAGCCCACCAGCACCGTAATGGCGAATCGAGATACGACCGCTCTGCTTCGAAGCGTCGCGAGTTTGCTCGAGACCCAGGCGAACCTTCGCGGCATCGAGCTGTTCCTCGATCTGCCGGCCGAACCGCTGCTCGTCCGCGGCGACGACAATCAGCTGAAGCAGGTGTTCATCAACCTGATCAAGAACGGGATCGAAGCGATGCCGGACGGGGGGACGATCGTCATCCGAGCGCGAGCGGAGGGAGAACGGGCGGTTATCCGGTTCGTCGACGAAGGCCGCGGTATCCCGGAAGAGAAGCTTCCGTTCGTCGGACGACCGTTCTTCACGACGAAGGAATACGGCACGGGGCTCGGCCTCAGCGTCAGCTATAAAATCGTCGAGGCGCATCGCGGGACGGTGTCCGTGTCCAGCGTCGTCGGCGAAGGAACGTCGTTCACGATCGCGCTGCCTCTCGCGATTTCGTGA
- a CDS encoding putative bifunctional diguanylate cyclase/phosphodiesterase, whose amino-acid sequence MEQQRIYLLLSLLANMAYFIVLLLPLHSGFAWMKRLKTVAPYFGGAVLWTTQSLTLQCFGLFRIDALTLGLMAVASLLHAAAIRRAAGRLFPKDVSHRSRTAYRQLSVAILMGGVFSAVYGSAFLFGADPRTVDWLLFANGVGYAIAFVFLTMRLVRQLRIDQAERKKSGYGFIVFLAFLISHAFLGCSLTFVEAFGYAENYDFYIVEFLTLLLMTMTTVIIGERQFVAKQEQLERKNEQLEHIAYHDSLTGLKNRMFITDYLEERIRTGEPCFVMLIDLDRFKQVNDWLGHQAGDVLLLETAERLRGAMGEGDVVGRLGGDEFLVVGPGRSLEEAVAAAERMLRSVPKPIEYEGHSMLVTPSVGIAHVPTHATTAGEAMKRADLAMYRAKEKGRDAYHVFSEALDAFDFEDHRMKQELKGAQHGSGLELYYQPQLDLRTGRVAGFEALLRWNRGSGPIRPEKFITLAEQNGAIVGLGEWAMREACRQIRAWNEKYGEKLRVSVNVSFEQLRKNDFVDKVRTILIESGLEGKQLELEMTESAAMRDEERTRKQLGELRRLGVRIGIDDFGTGYSAFAYMKRMSVDRLKIDKSFVEGLPHSAEDQAIVKAMLSMARELRLRTTAEGVERADQLRFLASIGCEEIQGYYYSEPLRREAAEQWLDRIRSEPNG is encoded by the coding sequence TTGGAACAACAACGAATCTATCTATTGCTATCGCTTCTCGCGAATATGGCTTATTTTATCGTTCTGCTGCTCCCGCTGCATTCCGGATTCGCGTGGATGAAGCGGCTGAAGACCGTCGCTCCGTATTTCGGGGGCGCCGTCCTATGGACGACGCAATCGCTGACGCTTCAATGCTTCGGGCTGTTTCGCATCGACGCGCTCACCCTCGGCTTGATGGCGGTAGCTTCGCTGCTGCATGCCGCCGCGATCCGGCGCGCGGCAGGGAGGTTATTCCCGAAGGACGTCTCGCACCGCTCCCGAACGGCGTATAGGCAGTTATCCGTAGCGATTCTGATGGGCGGCGTCTTCTCGGCGGTGTATGGCTCGGCCTTCCTGTTCGGCGCCGATCCCCGTACGGTCGACTGGCTGCTGTTCGCGAACGGCGTCGGCTACGCGATCGCCTTCGTGTTTCTTACGATGCGTCTCGTCAGGCAGCTGCGCATCGACCAAGCGGAACGAAAGAAGAGCGGTTACGGCTTTATCGTCTTTCTAGCGTTCCTCATTAGTCATGCCTTCCTCGGATGTTCGTTGACGTTCGTCGAAGCTTTCGGCTACGCAGAGAATTACGATTTCTATATCGTCGAATTTCTGACGCTGCTTCTGATGACGATGACGACCGTCATTATCGGCGAACGTCAATTCGTCGCGAAGCAGGAACAGCTGGAACGAAAAAACGAGCAGCTGGAACATATCGCCTACCACGATTCGCTGACCGGTTTGAAGAATCGGATGTTTATAACGGATTATCTGGAAGAACGCATTCGGACCGGCGAGCCTTGCTTCGTCATGCTGATCGACCTGGACCGATTCAAGCAAGTGAACGATTGGCTCGGCCATCAAGCGGGGGACGTCCTGCTTCTGGAGACGGCCGAACGGTTGAGGGGAGCGATGGGCGAAGGCGACGTCGTCGGCAGGCTCGGAGGGGATGAGTTTCTCGTCGTGGGCCCCGGCAGGTCGTTGGAAGAGGCGGTCGCGGCGGCGGAGCGCATGCTCCGGTCGGTGCCGAAGCCGATCGAATACGAGGGACATTCAATGCTGGTGACGCCCAGCGTCGGCATCGCGCATGTGCCGACGCACGCGACGACGGCCGGCGAAGCGATGAAACGGGCGGATCTCGCGATGTACCGGGCCAAGGAGAAGGGGCGGGACGCGTACCACGTCTTCTCCGAAGCGTTGGATGCGTTCGACTTCGAAGATCACCGAATGAAGCAAGAGCTGAAGGGGGCGCAGCACGGCAGCGGCTTGGAGCTGTATTATCAGCCGCAGCTGGATCTGCGAACCGGCCGCGTCGCCGGTTTCGAGGCGCTGCTTCGATGGAATCGGGGGAGCGGACCGATCCGGCCGGAGAAGTTCATCACGCTCGCGGAGCAGAACGGGGCGATCGTCGGACTCGGCGAGTGGGCGATGCGGGAAGCGTGCCGGCAAATTCGAGCATGGAACGAGAAATACGGCGAGAAGCTGCGAGTTTCCGTCAACGTCTCGTTCGAGCAGCTGCGCAAGAACGACTTCGTTGATAAGGTGCGCACGATTCTGATAGAATCGGGCTTGGAAGGCAAGCAGCTGGAGCTGGAGATGACGGAAAGCGCGGCGATGCGGGACGAGGAACGGACGCGGAAGCAATTGGGCGAGCTGCGCCGGCTCGGCGTGCGCATCGGCATCGACGACTTCGGCACGGGCTACAGCGCGTTCGCCTATATGAAGCGGATGTCCGTCGACCGGCTGAAGATCGACAAGTCGTTCGTGGAGGGTCTTCCCCATAGCGCCGAAGATCAAGCGATCGTCAAGGCGATGCTGTCGATGGCGCGCGAGCTGCGGCTTCGGACGACGGCGGAAGGCGTCGAACGCGCCGATCAGCTTCGCTTCCTCGCTTCGATCGGCTGCGAAGAGATCCAAGGGTATTATTATTCGGAGCCGCTCAGGCGGGAAGCGGCGGAACAATGGTTGGATCGGATTCGATCCGAACCGAACGGATAG
- a CDS encoding spore coat protein CotJB → MTHSSQWKEDDWKTYYDLMRQMQETDFVLVELNLYLDTHPDDQAAIAQFNQYVQRSMAIKHQFQSLFGPLYHFGVSYSPMPFAWKEAPWPWQV, encoded by the coding sequence ATGACGCACTCCTCCCAATGGAAAGAAGACGATTGGAAGACGTATTACGACTTAATGCGGCAGATGCAAGAGACCGACTTCGTCCTCGTCGAGTTGAATTTGTATTTGGATACGCATCCGGACGACCAAGCCGCGATCGCGCAATTCAATCAATACGTTCAGCGAAGCATGGCGATCAAACACCAGTTCCAATCGCTGTTCGGACCGCTGTATCACTTCGGAGTCAGCTATTCGCCGATGCCTTTCGCCTGGAAGGAAGCGCCCTGGCCGTGGCAGGTATAA
- a CDS encoding YsnF/AvaK domain-containing protein — MAFFNLFSDDEEEENNEPKAKRGKNDVKRAEDRDADVEIAEEIRPVSCGAECDVTMEAAENLDTDMLDDAEFGEETGTAVAEVPAKAATLRLKAEELEVTKNMTQAGEVILHKDIVEEQKTVSVPVVHEQVVIERKTIHREPTSETIGKEETIHIPVNEEKVDVRKRTVVIGEVSTRKREVTETESVSEKLRREEVRVDVKGDTTVIDDQVQG; from the coding sequence TTGGCCTTTTTCAACTTATTCAGCGACGATGAAGAGGAAGAAAATAACGAACCGAAAGCGAAAAGAGGCAAGAACGACGTGAAGAGGGCCGAGGATCGGGACGCGGATGTCGAAATCGCCGAGGAGATCCGCCCTGTTTCATGCGGGGCGGAATGCGACGTAACGATGGAGGCGGCCGAAAACCTGGATACGGACATGCTGGACGATGCGGAATTCGGCGAGGAAACGGGAACGGCCGTTGCGGAAGTCCCGGCGAAAGCCGCAACGCTGCGGTTGAAAGCCGAGGAACTCGAAGTTACTAAAAACATGACGCAAGCGGGCGAAGTCATCCTGCATAAGGACATCGTCGAGGAACAAAAGACGGTCAGCGTCCCCGTCGTTCATGAGCAAGTCGTTATCGAGCGGAAGACGATTCATCGCGAACCGACCTCGGAAACGATCGGGAAGGAAGAGACGATTCATATCCCGGTGAACGAGGAGAAGGTCGACGTCCGTAAGCGCACCGTCGTCATCGGAGAAGTGTCGACTCGCAAGCGCGAAGTGACGGAAACCGAGAGCGTCAGCGAAAAGCTGCGCCGCGAAGAAGTCCGCGTGGATGTGAAGGGCGATACGACGGTCATCGACGATCAGGTGCAGGGGTAA
- a CDS encoding AraC family transcriptional regulator translates to MSAAGMLFPAVAWAEDVRPAAYAYYFRQWNAFDMPFHRHDSTEIMYLIRGSCRIEVARDGGPPEDVTLSHGEFIVVAAGVPHRLIVEGSCRMLNVEFGFATSGAGVPSIRALAREEKALAALLQAPVTYAVLRDPDEVYHALRGLVLELDALDAGGGRGADGGGPLVSLLFAQLLIRIARLRDEAESEAAPQAELYVRKCIEFMRQHYDRDIQAKDVAAAVNLHPGYVHRLFKSQSGRTITEYLTGLRMEKAKMLLLRTDIPIADISDYVGVGSRQYFHALFKRHTGMTPVQFRQTMDAHRWDDGERR, encoded by the coding sequence ATGAGCGCGGCAGGGATGCTGTTCCCCGCGGTCGCATGGGCGGAGGACGTCCGTCCGGCGGCGTACGCGTATTATTTCCGCCAATGGAACGCGTTCGATATGCCGTTCCATCGGCACGATTCTACGGAGATCATGTATTTGATTCGCGGTTCGTGCCGAATCGAGGTTGCGCGCGACGGCGGGCCCCCGGAAGACGTTACGCTGTCGCACGGCGAATTCATCGTTGTCGCCGCGGGCGTACCGCATCGGCTCATCGTCGAAGGCTCGTGCCGCATGCTCAACGTCGAGTTCGGCTTCGCGACGAGCGGCGCCGGCGTGCCGTCGATCCGCGCCCTCGCGCGCGAAGAGAAAGCGCTCGCGGCGCTGCTGCAAGCGCCGGTGACTTACGCGGTGCTCCGCGACCCCGACGAAGTGTACCATGCGCTTAGGGGCCTCGTGCTTGAGCTCGACGCGTTGGACGCCGGCGGCGGTCGCGGCGCGGACGGCGGCGGTCCGTTGGTGAGTCTGCTGTTCGCGCAGCTGCTCATCCGCATCGCGCGCCTTCGGGACGAGGCCGAATCGGAGGCGGCGCCGCAGGCGGAGCTCTACGTGCGCAAGTGCATCGAATTCATGCGGCAGCATTACGACCGAGACATTCAAGCGAAGGACGTCGCCGCCGCCGTCAATTTGCACCCGGGGTACGTGCACCGGTTGTTCAAGTCGCAGTCGGGGCGTACGATCACCGAATATTTGACGGGGCTGCGGATGGAGAAGGCCAAGATGCTGCTGCTGCGCACCGACATTCCGATCGCGGACATCTCCGATTACGTCGGCGTCGGGAGCCGGCAATACTTCCATGCGTTGTTTAAGCGCCACACGGGCATGACGCCGGTGCAATTCCGGCAGACGATGGACGCGCACCGCTGGGACGACGGGGAGCGAAGGTGA
- a CDS encoding spore coat associated protein CotJA — MSTTRKSYEPFVGPFDPCPPIRIKTYETPPQLYLGFQPYGLPQFGPSEALKRGTLWPALYAPYTNPYETPKGAKRE, encoded by the coding sequence ATGTCAACGACAAGGAAAAGCTACGAGCCGTTTGTCGGTCCGTTCGATCCATGCCCGCCGATCCGTATCAAGACGTACGAAACGCCCCCTCAACTCTACTTAGGATTCCAACCTTACGGATTGCCGCAGTTCGGGCCGTCAGAGGCGCTGAAGCGCGGCACATTATGGCCAGCCTTATATGCGCCTTACACGAACCCCTATGAAACGCCGAAGGGAGCGAAGCGAGAATGA
- a CDS encoding YsnF/AvaK domain-containing protein has product MSSEERNGGSLPRTWKLREEELSIEKTKVTVGEVIVRKEIVKEVKTVTVPVAREELVIEETRYNENGEKGDPRIKRIPIWEERIEIAKKPVIVSEVSIYKQVVSQTETISEPVKKEILRIEENGDPDLLRLFE; this is encoded by the coding sequence ATGAGTTCCGAGGAACGAAACGGAGGCTCCCTGCCGCGAACTTGGAAGCTTCGCGAAGAGGAACTGTCCATCGAAAAGACGAAGGTGACTGTTGGAGAGGTTATCGTTCGCAAGGAAATCGTAAAGGAAGTAAAAACCGTTACGGTACCCGTCGCTCGGGAAGAGCTTGTCATTGAAGAAACGCGTTATAACGAAAACGGGGAAAAAGGCGACCCTCGGATCAAACGAATTCCCATTTGGGAGGAACGCATCGAAATCGCGAAGAAACCGGTCATCGTCTCGGAGGTTTCGATTTATAAGCAGGTCGTATCGCAAACGGAAACGATCAGCGAACCGGTAAAGAAGGAAATCCTTCGCATCGAGGAAAACGGAGATCCAGATCTGTTGCGATTATTCGAGTAA